A stretch of Pseudomonas taetrolens DNA encodes these proteins:
- a CDS encoding LysR family transcriptional regulator: protein MEFKQLRTFVEVARQGGFTQAAHTLHISQSAVSKKVAQLEHSLATPLFDRLGSHVRLTAAGNVVLLRAESMLRLHRELLSELDDLSHLARGELKLGLPLLGSDALFARLFAEYRRRYPNIQVQLLEGGSLNIEQAVLSGELELGGSLTPKNPAFAYQPFCDEPLDALLPADHPLAEDGSVRLEQLADTPFLLYQRSFVLNDRLLQACQQVGFTPKEGGRSGQADFLVALVAAGQGAVLLPSVVARGLVRPGVVRLKLVAPDYLRWDIAFIWRDGAYLSRAAQAWLELLRERPVTGSVL, encoded by the coding sequence TCAGTCAGCGGTAAGCAAAAAGGTCGCTCAGCTTGAGCACAGCCTCGCCACGCCTTTGTTCGATCGACTGGGTTCTCATGTACGCCTGACGGCGGCAGGCAATGTGGTGCTGCTACGTGCTGAAAGCATGCTGCGTTTGCACAGGGAGTTACTGAGCGAACTCGATGATTTGAGCCATTTGGCGCGTGGCGAGCTGAAGCTGGGGTTGCCACTGCTGGGCAGTGATGCCCTGTTCGCCAGGTTGTTTGCAGAATACCGGCGGCGCTACCCGAATATTCAGGTGCAGTTACTTGAGGGAGGCAGTTTGAATATTGAACAAGCGGTGCTGAGTGGCGAACTGGAATTGGGCGGCAGTCTGACCCCCAAAAACCCGGCCTTCGCATACCAGCCGTTTTGCGATGAGCCGCTTGACGCTTTGCTGCCCGCTGACCATCCCTTGGCAGAGGACGGCAGCGTGCGGCTGGAGCAATTGGCCGACACCCCTTTTTTACTCTATCAACGCAGCTTTGTGCTCAACGACCGCTTGCTGCAAGCCTGTCAGCAGGTTGGCTTTACACCCAAAGAAGGCGGCCGGAGTGGCCAGGCGGATTTTCTGGTGGCGCTGGTGGCTGCCGGACAAGGGGCTGTCCTGTTGCCCAGCGTGGTTGCACGCGGCCTGGTACGTCCCGGTGTCGTGCGGTTAAAGCTGGTTGCACCCGACTATTTACGCTGGGATATCGCGTTTATCTGGCGAGACGGGGCGTATTTGTCGCGGGCAGCTCAAGCCTGGCTTGAGCTGCTGCGTGAACGCCCGGTTACTGGCTCAGTGCTTTGA
- a CDS encoding flavodoxin → MKVAILSGSVYGTAEEVARHARQLLAEAGFEVMLNPRATLDEVLAFAPEAILAVTSTTGMGELPDNLIPLYSALRDQLPAALRGLPGAVMGLGDSSYGDTFCGGGEQMRELFAELGVNEVLPMLRLDSSESVTPESDAEPWLADLIKALSQ, encoded by the coding sequence ATGAAAGTCGCCATTCTTTCCGGCTCGGTGTACGGCACCGCTGAAGAAGTCGCTCGTCATGCCAGGCAACTGCTTGCCGAGGCAGGGTTTGAGGTCATGCTCAATCCGCGTGCAACCCTGGACGAGGTTCTGGCGTTTGCGCCAGAAGCCATTTTGGCCGTGACCTCCACCACTGGCATGGGCGAGCTGCCGGACAATCTGATCCCGCTCTACAGCGCCCTGCGTGACCAGTTACCGGCTGCCTTGCGTGGTTTGCCGGGTGCGGTGATGGGGCTGGGCGATTCGAGTTATGGCGATACCTTCTGCGGCGGCGGCGAGCAAATGCGCGAGTTGTTCGCCGAGCTGGGAGTGAATGAAGTGCTGCCCATGCTCCGTCTGGACTCCAGCGAGAGCGTTACCCCTGAAAGTGATGCCGAGCCTTGGCTGGCTGACTTGATCAAAGCACTGAGCCAGTAA
- a CDS encoding PAS domain-containing protein, whose protein sequence is MINARLLQRMIDATQDGIVIAEQEGEDNILIYVNAAFEALTGYSRDDILYQDCRFLQSGDRDQPALALIRKAIASRQPVRQVLRNYRKDGSHFWNELSITPVFNESDQLTYFIGVQKDVTPQVKAEMRVAQLEAQLSAVQAELEALKATSGYNKT, encoded by the coding sequence ATGATCAATGCCCGTTTGCTGCAACGCATGATAGACGCGACCCAGGACGGCATTGTGATCGCCGAACAGGAAGGCGAAGACAACATCCTTATTTATGTGAACGCTGCTTTTGAAGCACTCACCGGCTACAGTCGCGACGACATTCTTTATCAGGACTGCCGCTTCCTGCAGTCAGGCGATCGTGATCAGCCGGCGCTGGCGCTCATCCGCAAAGCCATCGCCAGTAGACAACCGGTCCGCCAGGTACTGCGCAACTACCGCAAGGATGGTTCGCACTTCTGGAATGAGTTGTCGATCACCCCGGTATTCAACGAAAGCGATCAACTGACTTACTTTATTGGCGTGCAAAAGGATGTCACCCCCCAGGTAAAAGCCGAGATGCGGGTGGCCCAGTTAGAAGCCCAACTCAGCGCGGTACAGGCAGAGCTGGAAGCACTGAAGGCGACGAGCGGTTATAACAAAACGTAA
- a CDS encoding MerR family transcriptional regulator: MPMIIDIEPVALTADSSAPGDLYPIREVARLTGVNPVTLRAWERRYGLIQPTRTESGHRLYSMTDIETVRRVLGWIERGVTVSKVGDLLTREPRSRTLEAGIETDEYSEWHLSIRAALSAFDEAELERLYGQIFSIYPVDIVFQAIFLPLWQQLLREQDEFGRTSEWLLLDGFLRGRVQHRLQLQAAGARQRVVLVALPELCHELELLVAGLLLTRTDRVVRVLAVGQPLGELSLICEKLKPQAVVLFANRALSTAHVRRLQRLANTLNCSLLLAGEAANVAQEALAGTSIGCLGSDAVLMNQRLDADLKG, translated from the coding sequence ATGCCCATGATTATTGATATTGAACCCGTTGCGCTGACCGCCGATTCATCTGCGCCGGGAGATCTTTATCCGATTCGTGAAGTAGCCCGCCTCACAGGTGTCAATCCGGTGACATTGCGTGCCTGGGAGCGGCGATATGGATTGATACAGCCAACACGCACCGAAAGTGGGCATCGTTTGTATTCCATGACGGATATCGAGACAGTCCGTCGTGTGCTTGGCTGGATCGAGCGCGGGGTCACAGTCAGTAAAGTGGGTGACTTGTTAACGCGTGAGCCCCGATCCAGAACCCTGGAGGCAGGGATCGAAACTGACGAATACAGCGAATGGCATTTGAGTATCCGAGCCGCTCTCAGTGCTTTCGATGAGGCGGAACTTGAACGTCTGTATGGGCAGATTTTCTCGATCTACCCGGTCGACATCGTATTCCAGGCCATATTTCTGCCGCTGTGGCAGCAGTTGCTCAGAGAACAGGACGAATTCGGTCGCACCAGCGAGTGGTTGCTCCTGGACGGGTTCTTGCGCGGGCGGGTCCAGCACCGCTTGCAGTTGCAGGCCGCGGGTGCCCGGCAACGTGTAGTGTTGGTAGCGCTGCCTGAGCTGTGTCATGAGCTGGAGTTGCTGGTCGCCGGTTTGCTCCTGACCCGAACCGATCGAGTGGTCAGGGTTTTGGCTGTGGGGCAGCCATTGGGCGAGCTCTCACTGATTTGCGAGAAGCTGAAACCTCAGGCCGTGGTGCTGTTTGCCAATCGTGCGCTGAGCACGGCGCATGTTCGGCGGCTGCAGCGGCTGGCAAATACCCTGAACTGTTCATTATTGCTGGCGGGTGAGGCAGCCAATGTTGCCCAGGAAGCGTTGGCGGGCACATCCATTGGCTGTTTGGGCAGTGACGCCGTGCTGATGAATCAACGTCTGGACGCTGATCTCAAGGGGTGA
- the folM gene encoding dihydromonapterin reductase encodes MPSTSAPILITGAGQRIGLHCAQQLLAEGFRVIISYRSEKPGVQALRDLGATTLLADFSTPDGILDFIERLKSHTDCLRAIVHNASAWLAECTDTEINAFSHMFNVHMLAPYLINLHCSELLERSTPADIVHISDDVTRKGSSKHIAYCATKAGLDSLTLSFAAKLAPRIKVNGIAPALVLFNPDDDAAYRTKALAKSALGIEPGAEVIYQSLRYLLDNPYVTGTTLTVNGGRHLK; translated from the coding sequence ATGCCTTCTACTTCTGCCCCGATCCTGATCACTGGCGCCGGACAGCGCATTGGCTTGCATTGCGCGCAGCAACTGCTGGCTGAAGGTTTTCGGGTAATCATCAGTTACCGCAGCGAGAAGCCGGGCGTGCAAGCCCTGCGTGATCTGGGTGCGACAACATTACTCGCCGACTTTTCGACCCCGGACGGTATCCTCGATTTTATCGAGCGGCTCAAAAGCCATACCGACTGCCTGAGAGCCATTGTTCACAATGCATCGGCGTGGCTGGCGGAATGTACCGACACCGAAATCAATGCGTTCAGTCACATGTTCAACGTCCACATGCTGGCGCCCTACTTGATCAATCTTCACTGCAGCGAACTGCTGGAACGCTCAACACCTGCCGATATCGTGCACATCAGCGACGATGTCACACGCAAGGGCAGCAGCAAGCACATTGCTTATTGCGCCACCAAAGCCGGACTCGACAGCCTGACCTTGTCATTCGCAGCTAAACTGGCGCCACGCATCAAAGTCAACGGCATCGCCCCGGCGCTGGTGCTGTTCAATCCTGATGACGATGCAGCGTACCGCACCAAAGCGCTGGCAAAATCCGCACTGGGCATCGAGCCCGGAGCCGAGGTGATCTACCAAAGCCTGCGTTATTTGCTGGATAACCCCTATGTCACCGGCACGACCCTGACCGTCAATGGCGGCCGGCACCTCAAATGA
- the folE gene encoding GTP cyclohydrolase I FolE, which yields MSASLPEHYREILVGLGENPDREGLLDTPKRAAKAMQYLCRGYEQSVEEIVNGALFSSDNDEMVIVADIELYSLCEHHLLPFIGKAHVAYIPTGKVLGLSKIARLVDMFARRLQIQENLTREIADAIQNITQAAGVAVVIEAKHMCMMMRGVEKQNSTMNTSVMLGAFREPSTRMEFLQLIGRSKP from the coding sequence ATGAGCGCATCACTGCCTGAGCACTATCGCGAGATCCTTGTGGGTCTCGGTGAAAACCCCGACCGCGAAGGCTTGCTCGACACCCCAAAGCGTGCGGCCAAAGCCATGCAGTATCTGTGTCGTGGCTATGAGCAAAGCGTGGAAGAGATTGTAAATGGCGCCCTGTTCTCATCAGACAACGATGAAATGGTGATCGTCGCCGATATCGAGCTGTACTCCCTGTGCGAACACCACCTGCTACCGTTTATCGGCAAGGCGCACGTGGCGTATATCCCGACCGGCAAAGTGCTGGGCCTGTCTAAAATTGCCCGTCTGGTCGACATGTTCGCCCGACGCCTGCAAATCCAGGAAAACCTCACTCGGGAAATCGCCGACGCCATTCAGAACATCACCCAGGCGGCTGGCGTGGCGGTCGTCATTGAAGCCAAGCACATGTGCATGATGATGCGCGGTGTAGAAAAACAGAATTCGACCATGAACACTTCGGTCATGCTGGGCGCATTTCGCGAGCCAAGCACCCGTATGGAATTCTTGCAATTGATTGGACGGAGCAAGCCGTAA
- the folX gene encoding dihydroneopterin triphosphate 2'-epimerase — protein sequence MSQLQPGMARIRVKDLCLRTYIGINEEEILNKQDVLINLTILYAAQDAVRDNDIDHALNYRTITKAVIQHVEDNRFALLERMTQELLDLVMANTAVLYAEVEVDKPHALRFAESVSITLAASR from the coding sequence ATGTCACAACTTCAACCAGGAATGGCCCGCATTCGCGTCAAGGACCTGTGCCTGCGCACCTATATCGGGATCAATGAAGAAGAGATCCTCAACAAGCAGGATGTGTTGATCAACCTCACCATCCTTTATGCCGCCCAGGATGCCGTGCGCGATAACGATATTGATCACGCGCTGAATTACCGCACCATCACCAAGGCCGTGATCCAGCATGTCGAAGACAACCGTTTCGCTCTGCTCGAACGCATGACCCAGGAATTGCTGGATCTGGTGATGGCCAATACTGCCGTGCTGTATGCCGAGGTCGAAGTCGACAAACCCCACGCCCTGCGCTTTGCTGAATCCGTATCGATTACGCTCGCGGCGAGCCGCTAA
- a CDS encoding DUF1244 domain-containing protein — protein sequence MTPQERLELEAAAFRRLVAHLDSRKDVQNIDLMNLSGFCRNCLSKWYKAAADERQIDLSLDDAREVVYGMPYAEWKSLYQKEASAEQSAAFVSGKKHD from the coding sequence ATGACGCCCCAAGAACGCCTTGAACTCGAAGCTGCCGCCTTCCGCCGGCTTGTCGCACACCTGGACAGCCGCAAAGACGTGCAGAACATTGACCTGATGAACCTCTCGGGTTTCTGCCGCAATTGCCTGTCCAAGTGGTACAAGGCCGCGGCTGACGAGCGGCAGATCGACCTCAGCCTCGATGATGCCCGCGAAGTGGTTTACGGCATGCCGTACGCCGAATGGAAATCCCTCTACCAGAAAGAAGCCAGCGCCGAACAATCCGCGGCGTTTGTCTCAGGAAAAAAGCATGACTGA
- a CDS encoding HopJ type III effector protein has translation MTDLNTLRASLNRGEHLFADTLAFIAAHYDYQPQAFNNGGVENAAGQNEGSCKTLGLALLEGFSDQEALLAFGEHYRSVLATPEGTDHGNIRALMARGLAGVEFPARPLVRKA, from the coding sequence ATGACTGATTTAAATACCCTGCGCGCCAGCCTTAACCGGGGCGAACATCTGTTTGCCGACACCCTGGCGTTTATTGCCGCGCATTACGACTACCAGCCCCAGGCGTTCAACAATGGCGGCGTGGAAAATGCCGCCGGGCAAAATGAAGGCTCGTGCAAAACCCTCGGCCTGGCCCTGCTGGAAGGGTTTAGCGATCAGGAAGCACTGCTGGCCTTTGGCGAGCACTATCGCTCGGTACTGGCGACGCCGGAAGGCACCGATCACGGCAACATTCGTGCGCTGATGGCTCGCGGCCTGGCTGGCGTTGAATTCCCTGCCCGTCCGCTGGTACGCAAGGCCTGA
- the trxB gene encoding thioredoxin-disulfide reductase translates to MSEVRHSRVIILGSGPAGYSAAVYAARANLKPLLITGMQAGGQLTTTTEVDNWPGDVHGLTGPVLMERMREHAERFETEIVFDHINAVDLKNKPFSLTGDSGTYTCDALIIATGASARYLGLPSEETFMGKGVSACATCDGFFYRNKPVAVVGGGNTAVEEALYLANIASKVTLVHRRETFRAEKILIDKLHARVAEGKIELKLNATLDEVLGDNMGVTGARLKNNDGSFDELKVDGVFIAIGHTPNTSLFEGQLELKDGYMVVQGGREGNATATSIEGVFAAGDVADHVYRQAITSAGAGCMAALDTERYLDGLQNAAF, encoded by the coding sequence AGCGCTGCTGTCTATGCGGCCCGCGCCAACCTCAAACCACTGCTGATCACGGGCATGCAGGCGGGCGGTCAATTGACCACCACCACCGAAGTCGACAACTGGCCGGGCGATGTCCACGGTTTGACCGGTCCGGTTTTGATGGAGCGCATGCGTGAACATGCCGAGCGCTTTGAAACTGAGATCGTGTTTGATCACATCAACGCTGTTGATCTGAAAAACAAACCGTTCAGCCTGACCGGCGACAGCGGCACTTACACCTGCGATGCACTGATCATTGCAACCGGCGCCAGCGCCCGTTACCTGGGCCTGCCGTCTGAAGAAACTTTCATGGGCAAAGGCGTTTCTGCTTGCGCCACGTGTGACGGCTTCTTCTACCGCAACAAGCCTGTGGCTGTGGTCGGTGGCGGTAACACTGCTGTGGAAGAGGCGCTGTACCTGGCCAACATCGCCAGCAAAGTGACCCTGGTTCATCGCCGCGAAACGTTCCGCGCCGAAAAGATCCTGATCGACAAGCTGCATGCCCGCGTTGCTGAAGGCAAGATCGAGCTCAAGCTGAACGCGACCCTGGACGAAGTGTTGGGTGACAACATGGGCGTGACCGGTGCCCGCCTGAAAAACAACGACGGCAGCTTTGACGAGCTGAAAGTGGACGGTGTGTTTATTGCCATCGGCCACACCCCGAACACTTCGTTGTTTGAAGGCCAGCTGGAATTGAAAGACGGCTATATGGTTGTGCAGGGTGGCCGTGAAGGCAACGCTACCGCTACCAGCATTGAAGGCGTGTTTGCGGCTGGCGACGTGGCTGACCACGTTTACCGCCAGGCCATTACTTCGGCTGGCGCTGGCTGCATGGCGGCACTGGACACCGAGCGCTACCTGGACGGCCTGCAGAACGCCGCGTTCTGA